attagaaaattgAAATGATCAACATAAAATTAAGAAATTGCGGTCTTAAATTCATGCCAAAGACGTTTACAGCAGCAattctaacatattgcacccttttaaaatggtgacatttcattaaaatcGTAAAAGAAAGTATTAAAGAAATTCATTTAGCaattttcctctcttttatttttacaatttatgACATTAGAAATATGTAATGCTGCACAAAAGTAAGTTTTTAGTTCTTCTAGTAATGATAGAGGTGTTGGACTTCTCAGTGGAAGACCCAGAACCTGCATGGAGTTCAGTTTGTGGCTGGATGAATATTTACCAGTTGTGTGAGTGCTGAGGAGACTCTTAAATCCTTGTTATGtacatgttttctcctcatgtAGGTCTGAAGCATGTGTCAGATGAAAAGAAGACCCATAAGAACCCCAATCTGCGCTCACAAGCCTCGCCGGTCAAAACAAAGTCTCCGGGGAACGTGAACTCACCCAGAGCAGTCGCCCAGAAAAGACCCcctctgctggagctggaggggaagaaGTGGAGGGTGGTACGTCAAACATTCACCCCCTCTTCAGCGATCGGTACGGTATTTTCCACCACAGCCAGTGTCACAGATAAAACAATCCGTCCCCCTTGTTGTTGCAGGAAAACTTTGAGCAGGCACACGACCTGGTGATCGAGGAGACGGAGCTGAAGCAAGTGGTCTACGTCTTCAGCTGCAACAACTCCACCCTGCAGGTCAAGGGCAAAATTAACTCCATCATCGTAGGTGAGCTGCCTGAAAGCAGATTGAAAACGTTTGCGTTGTGATTAAATCCATGATCTCTGATTACGTTTTCCTCTAATCTACATGTGTGGACTCTCTCCAGACAACTGCAAGAAGCTGGGTTTGGTGTTTGAGAACGTAGTTGGGATTGTGGAGATCATCAACTCCAAATCAGTTCAGTTACAGGTGAGATGACGTTTACAAGATGGCTGTACATTGACTTCAAAAGACACACAATATATTATATTCTTATTTAAGAGTCActtatcaaatatttttctgttaaaaaaatgtgtttgatgttttttattaCCTAAAGGAACAGTTCTCTACATTGTTTTGGTGGGAGATGCTGAGTTTCTCTACATCCGATATCACCAAAACTCTGCAAAAGgggaaaatatgtgtttttgatttggaGGTGGACTGTCCCCTCAAAGTGCAAATTGTGCCACACATGCCTGTCAGTAATTGCAAGATGTCTTTCTTTAGGTACTGGGAAAAGTTCCCACCATCTCCATCAACAAGACAGAGGGCTGCCAGGTCTACCTGAGCAAGGACTCCCTCAACTGTGACATCGTCAGCGCCACGAGCTCTGAGATGAACATCCTGGTACCGCAAGGAGAAGATGattttgtgagtgttttgaGATAAGGGGCAAAGGGGTGGGCTGTGTTGGCCGCTATCCTTTCTGGcatctggatttgtttttatccaGTGTTGGAAGTTCTTGTtttacagctgatgtttttggttgttCAACAGAGGGAGTTTCCAGTGCCGGAGCAGTTCAAGACCGTTTGGGACGGCTCCAAACTGGTGACAGAGCCCACAGAGATCGCAGGCTGATTGGTGCTTCAGCATTGTCACCACAAGCACACCaatcgtcatcatcaccattgattttaaaacaaaataatctctgtCCACCTGATTTAATGGgttttagatatttaaaaaaaaagggattttatACTCAGATTAGCTTTCAGTCCACttgtttctgtatctgtgaCTTCATGATGTCTCTCTAGCACTTtgaaacacacccacacagacacagcgaATCTACACTTTCTTACATTTTTGTGCCATAGAAATAAAGGCATTTATGTAAGAATATAGAGCTGTTGAAATATAAGCAATCTTTTAGATCTACTcatctttaaaatattttctggaATGCCATTATCAATGTACtacatttacttttgtttgaCTGTACGAGTTCAGAGGCACAGTTtagaccacagcagcagtaacaCATTATTCTACAGAACAGGCTGCAGAGTACAAAACATGCACAGTAATTCAGTGGCCAAGCAGACATGATTAACTTAGCGTATAActattttggtgcattttctATCTAATGAAGTGTATCTTAGTTACCTCTATACATGTGTATAGCGCATGGTAGTCAGGCAGCACCTGCTGCACTTAGTGAGTGAAGTCTGTGGAGCACTGTTCACTATATACTCTTGCAATAACAGCAGGTGTCACAGTCTAGCAAATAGCATAACGCTGTATGTAAAGTATAATCAAGTCAGCTCAGATGGATGTAACAATGTCAGCAGACATTCAATcaacttgataaaaaaaataaaaaaaaattgaagaaCACTTGGCTACTAATTTCTCTGATTTAGAAATCGAGTTAAGATTTTTACATCATGAAATACTAACAGTAGCACGAACTAGCACTTCCTTCAGTCTCTTTGTacatcacttttattttgtactaAGATGTAGCAAATGGCACCAGCATAAGGTACAAGATCATACACGCCACCAGTACTTTTCAAAACCTTTAatttacatgaaaaaagaaatgtgatgtaattgtgtatcatttttcaaataaaatcaaaacccTCAGTGCTTGCTTGTTGGTGTTATTGCAAAACATAGTTGTAGCTCACAAGACATTGAAACATCACAGACAACataaaaaaggatgaaaatacaaaagatatacaaatgaaaaaaggtaGGGAGACAGTCACAGATTTTTTCTCTTCTAAGGAAGAGATGGTATCCGTGTAATTATCCAAATCCAGACAATAACTGACCTCAGAGTTTCAACAGGTTCCTTTCAGTGTTTGATCACCAGATTTCCCTGAGAGTCTTGCGTAAAGAGCatctcgtcttcctcttcctcctcaacCAAAGCTTTGTAAGCACTAGCTCTCACTGTCCCGGTGCTGATGTTACTCTGATCTTTGAGTGGACTCCTGCTTTGCAGGCCTCTGTGCGCTATCACCCTGAAACCTTCAGAGTCCTGGGTGAACAGTACAGCCAGACTGTCCTCATCAGGCGCTGTGTATGATGGCTGTGGTTCTCGTTTTTTTAGAGGAGAGTAACTCGGTCTTGTCCATTTAAACTGAGAATCATGGTCATCGTTTTTATCAGCCTTTTTCCACGGGTGAACAGGAATATGTTTTCGGGGTGATGGGGTTTTTGGTTTTGCCCATTTATGATTTGAAAGAGGTTCAGTTTGAGGAAGAGTTGAGTGCTTTCTTGGCAACTTAGAGGACaaaaagctgctgttttctttctcgTCGCCCTGGGgggaatgaaaatgtttaaaggatTTTTGAGTTGAGGTTCTCGCTTCCACATCCACGTGAATACCAAAGGCATCCTCACTTTGGAGGCTGTTTAAGAAACTTGGCTCAGAGTCATTGATGTCTTCAGAATACTGGCTACAAGTGAACAGTGGGTCCTGACTCCACGCCTGTGGAAGAGG
This window of the Acanthopagrus latus isolate v.2019 chromosome 3, fAcaLat1.1, whole genome shotgun sequence genome carries:
- the LOC119016790 gene encoding aurora kinase A and ninein-interacting protein, coding for MKKTSTSARKTFAQEECGVWLDTTQLKGRAKQKRLARPISKLLNPFAGGGGYNFAVALNFTQTKLEMPKTKQSTISTFFTAQRRVLNKMSTSEEPNMDPVLPPSSSDSTTCAPVTKRRREIDLDFGNTEPGVDHEWESKNVPEEAVYQEQTASHTPSQKMYCEFEEEQFKEIHPPQSKRRLTVTSCLPFDSQPLPQAWSQDPLFTCSQYSEDINDSEPSFLNSLQSEDAFGIHVDVEARTSTQKSFKHFHSPQGDEKENSSFLSSKLPRKHSTLPQTEPLSNHKWAKPKTPSPRKHIPVHPWKKADKNDDHDSQFKWTRPSYSPLKKREPQPSYTAPDEDSLAVLFTQDSEGFRVIAHRGLQSRSPLKDQSNISTGTVRASAYKALVEEEEEDEMLFTQDSQGNLVIKH